The DNA region GAGCCCGAAAGACTTTCCACAGGTTAAGGAGGGAGGCAAAAGCAAGAGCAAGAATTACAGAGTTGGGCATTGTAGTCCAGCCACAGCCAATCGAGATAGCAGAAAATGAAGAGAGACCAGTGATTGAGGCTGCAAGGCTTAGTCTCGCTAACATGACTCAGGCTATCGTGAAGCCTAACATAATTTGGCACTTTGAGTTGAAACAGTACATGGTGCAACTGATCTAATCCACAGGGCAATTTGTGGGTTTACCGAGTGAAGATTTGCAGAGGTACATACATAATGTTTTGGAGATTACGGATATATACAAATATCTGAACATCCCCAAGGACTATGTCAGATTGACCTTGTTCCCCTTTTATCTGTTGGGGGAAGAAAATGAGTGGTTGAACAAAGAGCCAGCAAACTCAATCCgaacatgggatgatctagcataGAAATTCCTTAACAAATTCTTTCCCACAAAGAAAACAAAGTCATTGTGAAGCCAAATTCTGGGGTTTCAACAAAAAGATGGCGAGACTCTACGTCAAGCCTGGGAGAGATATAAAAAGCTACTCAGATTGCCCACATCACTATCAGACTGCTGAAGTCCTAGGTCATACTTTCGTTGATGGGTTAGACGAAGCATCCAAAATGAATCTTGATTCGGCCtgtggaggtagttgcatggctaGGCCGTACACTGAAATCCAAATCCTGCTGAACAATTTCACAACTAACGATAACAATTGGCAAGGAGACGGGGAACCACAAAGAGCACTTAAATAGAAGGCAACAAGTGTTATTGAGCTTGATGATTTCACAATATTGAGAGCAGATATGCAAAGTTAGCCAATCAGGTAAATAAGATGACGATGCAACAAGCGCAACAGATGCAGCAGATGCAAAAAATGTCTACATGTTGTGAGATATGTGGAGAAAGCCACACGAGTAACCATTGTCCATTGAATCCTGAATCCATTTATTTTGTGGGGCAGCACAACAGGGATCCGATATGGGAACACTTATAATCTAAACTGGAGAAACCATCCTAACTTCTCTGGGGGCGGTAATTAGAATAGTAACAGACCTCAAGGAAATTTCAACGTACCACATATTCCACCACAACAGGCAGAGGATACTACTAATGAGTAGTTAAAGAAGCTCTTGCTTGATAATCAATAACTCCGTCTCGATAATCAGCAACTTCGGACAGAATTCAATAATTTGGAAAGGCAAGTTGGGCAAGTCACCTCTACTCAGAATCCTAGATCTAATGGGACACTCCCAAGTGATACTGAGAAGAATCCCATTGAACAAGTGCAAGCAATTAATCTAAGAAGTGGTAAAGCATTGGAGGAGGTGCCACCTAAAAAGTATGTGTCTAAAGAAGTTTTTGAAAGATTGGTACCTCAATCAGAGGTAGAAGCTGAAAAGAAAGATGATAAACATAGGCAGGAGATAGAGttaaggccaccaccaccttttccTCAAAGGTTGCAAAAGTCAAAAGATGAGTCCAAGTACAAAAGATTCTTAGATATCTTGAGCCAAGTGCGGGTGAATCTACCTTTGATAGAAGTGCTGCAAGAAGTTCCTAAATATGCCAAGTACTTGAGAGACATCGTGGCCAATAAAAGAAGGTTGACAGAGTTTGAaacggttgcacttactgaggagtgcagtGCTAGAATACAGAGTAAGCTCCCGCCTAAGTTGAAGAATTAAGGTTGTTTTACAATTCCCTTTGCGATTGGAAAACATGAGGTTGGTAGAGCCTTGTGCGATATGGGAGCGGACATTAATTTGATGCCACTATCAGTCTTCAAGAAGCTCGATCTTGGAGCCCTCAAGCCTACTGCTATAACTCTATAGCTAGTAGATCAGTCATTGGCAGTGCCTGAAGGAATTATTGAAGATGTGTTGGTGCGAGTAGGGAAGTTCATCTTTCCCGCCGATTTCCTTATTCTTGACTACATGGCCGATGAGGAGGTTCCAATTATTTTGGGGTGATCATTCTTGGCCACTGGAGGGGCACTTATTGATGTGAGGTAGGGAAAGCTAAATATGAGAGTGAATGATGAAGAAATCACATTTAATGTGTACAAGGCGCTTAACCTTCCTAAGCCTTATGAGGATTTGTACATGATCTCTATGGTAGAATCGAAGTTGATAGAGCAAGGCCCTTATATGGAGCATACTGACACGGAAAAGAAAATTAAGTTAGAAGAAGTGGTGTTGCAAGCTGAATGTATAAAGGTAAAAGAAAAAAGGGTTGGAGAGGAAAGAGGAGATCCTCTTAGAGCACGCAAAAAGGCAAAACTCGATGTTAAGAGGAGGAAGCGAAAGCGCCCAGTATGAGTAGAGTAGCAGAGTCGTGCCACGACTATAaataaggcgcttgttgggaggcaacccaatctatattttattttttctttatttttatttttatagtgtcacgttttgttttgttttttttttgttttgcagattaggggaagtctgagtacccgaaGTTGAAGCTGAGGAGCATGTTTGACCTTAAGTGTGGGGTTATCCTGACCCTTAATGTTAAAGATCATGTCGCTAGCTAGTCCCTAGAGGATCTCAGGGAGTATTTCTCACccttgttttagtatttttctctGTGATCCATGCATCGCGCACTATGcataacataagtgtggggttggGGGAACTACTTTCTGAAGTGTAATTGTATAAAACTATTCTTTCTATTAGTTTTCTTTTAGAACTCGTAGTAGACATAGTCTAGTTAGTTAGTAGTAGtctagttttgaaaaaaaaaacgaaaatacaaaaaaaatcagaaaaagctcggacttttcccgacgatggatctcttgGACAACTTTCTTGAGGCATTAAGGTCTAAATAAAAAcaccaaaaagttttttttttttttaggatagttaggtagtatcccttgatttttctttgggccccagttcttttccaagggtgcaGCTTGAACCgggtattttattttttttaattttttaggagtaggatagGAAGAAAACTGAGTTGCTATGAGATACCTGTTGACATGTTTAGTGCTGACACATTAGGCTATGGCATGCGCTCTATCATCCTGttatatttgatttgaattgtgatgcCTAAGTAATATAAATAGACTACTGTATGATGCCTTTTCTaagttgtttgacttgtatgtCACCTAGTACATTATTGCTTAAAATTTGTCAACTGTATGTGCTttcttgacttgagagttgaacagaacCATCTTGATTGAGTCATGGCAATGTGTGTGTGAGGATTTGTGTTATTTTGTGCTATTTTGTGCTATTTTgtatagtctagaacttgccccgtgtgtt from Nicotiana tabacum cultivar K326 chromosome 24, ASM71507v2, whole genome shotgun sequence includes:
- the LOC142178168 gene encoding uncharacterized protein LOC142178168, which codes for MARLYVKPGRDIKSYSDCPHHYQTAEVLGHTFVDGYAKLANQQLRTEFNNLERQVGQVTSTQNPRSNGTLPSDTEKNPIEQVQAINLRSGKALEEVPPKKYVSKEVFERLVPQSEVEAEKKDDKHRQEIELRPPPPFPQRLQKSKDESKYKRFLDILSQVRVNLPLIEVLQEVPKYAKYLRDIVANKRRLTEFETVALTEECSARIQSKLPPKLKN